One genomic segment of Bacillota bacterium includes these proteins:
- the gpr gene encoding GPR endopeptidase, which yields MEILNFVNSFEINIDLALEARDLIRGTTGQEIPGVSEEKQSFSFGTVTKIKILNKQAESIMGKPQGTYITIEAPDLKFKSPDVQINVAEVLAQNLRDLLKISEKAMVFLIGLGNWQATPDALGPTVIKYSLVTRHLHLYMPQMVENYRSVCAFAPGVLGITGIETAEMIKGIVEKIRPDVIITIDALAATNISRLGTTIQIGDTGIAPGSGVNNKRMGINHDTMGVPVIAIGVPTVVNAAMIARVTLENYHRKFTRGDRFLNPLLANEIIEELLGPFQGNLIVTPREIDELILNAGRTISRGITLALHPDVAEEDLEALLC from the coding sequence ATGGAAATCCTTAATTTCGTGAATTCTTTCGAAATAAACATCGACCTTGCGCTGGAAGCAAGGGATTTAATTCGGGGTACAACGGGCCAGGAAATTCCCGGCGTGAGTGAAGAAAAACAAAGTTTTTCCTTTGGTACGGTTACAAAAATTAAAATCTTGAATAAACAAGCGGAATCAATTATGGGAAAACCGCAAGGAACTTATATCACGATAGAAGCACCAGATCTTAAATTTAAATCCCCCGACGTACAAATAAATGTTGCCGAGGTTCTCGCACAAAATTTAAGAGATTTGTTAAAAATTTCTGAAAAGGCAATGGTTTTCTTAATCGGTTTGGGAAACTGGCAGGCAACCCCTGATGCGTTAGGTCCGACAGTTATTAAGTATTCGCTTGTTACCCGCCACCTCCATCTTTACATGCCGCAAATGGTAGAAAATTATCGCTCAGTCTGTGCCTTTGCACCAGGCGTACTGGGGATTACTGGAATTGAAACTGCAGAAATGATCAAAGGAATTGTAGAAAAAATCCGGCCAGATGTTATCATTACCATCGATGCCCTGGCAGCAACTAACATCTCCCGCCTGGGAACAACCATTCAAATTGGCGATACCGGGATTGCACCAGGTTCCGGTGTTAATAACAAACGAATGGGCATAAACCATGATACGATGGGAGTTCCTGTAATTGCAATAGGTGTTCCTACTGTCGTGAACGCGGCAATGATTGCACGGGTAACTTTAGAAAACTACCATAGGAAATTTACAAGAGGAGATCGTTTTTTAAACCCTCTTCTTGCCAATGAAATTATTGAAGAACTTCTAGGTCCTTTTCAAGGCAATTTAATTGTGACACCCCGGGAAATTGACGAGTTAATTTTAAATGCAGGGCGGACAATATCAAGGGGAATTACTCTTGCCCTCCACCCGGATGTTGCGGAAGAAGATCTCGAAGCCTTATTATGTTAA